The Sandaracinus amylolyticus genomic interval TCGCGTCTGCGAGCGCCGGCGCATCCCGAACGGGCACGCGCCAACCACACGCGTCGTCGACGACGTCGCGACAACCGGGCACGTTGGTCGTCACGCACGCGCGGCCGACCGCGCACGCTTCCGCGAGCGCGAGCGGGAAGCCCTCGCGATACGAAGGAAGCACGACGAGACTCGCTTCGGCGAGCACGTCCGGCATGTCGGTGCGGTGCCCCCAGGCCTCGATCAGACCTTCGTCGACCCATTCCCGGACGCGAGCCGGCGGAACACTCGCCGGGTTGGTCGAGCCGCCGCCGACCAGCGCGAACCGCGCGCGCACGCCTCGCGCGCGTAGGGAACGAGCCGCATCGACGAACTCTCCGACGCCCTTGTCCCAGAGCAATCGCGCCGGAAGGACGACGAGCGGAACCTCTGCGCGGTGCGGTGGGCGCTCGGCGAAGCGCTCGAGATCGACGCCCGAACCGGGGATCCTGATTGCGCGAGTGGCGTCGACGAGCCCTCTCGACACGAAGAGCGCCTCGTCATCGGCGTTCTGGAACACGACGCGCACACGAGGCCCCGACAGGGCCACTCGGTAGGCGACCTCGACGCCGACCCGGAGAGCGCGGGCGGAGAGGTGCTGCGACAAGAAGACGAACCCGAGCCCGCTGATCGCATTCACCACGGCGCGCACGCCGGTGAGCTTCGCCGCGATCGAGCCGTACAGAACGGGCTTGATCGTGACGTGGTGAACGAGCGTCGGACGCTCCCGCGCGTAAAGGTCGGCGAGACGCGCGAGCGTTCGAGCATCGCGTGTCGGCGAGCGCCCCCCTCGATCGAACGGAAGCTCCACGGTGCGGAGCCCGTGCGACTCGAGGGTCGCTCGCGCTCCGCCCGGACCCGCGGCGACGACGACGTCGAGCCCGACGTCTCGCGCGGCCGTTCCGATCTCGAGGCGGTGGGATACGAAGAACGCATCCTCGTTCACGACGAACAAGAGCTTCGGTCTCATGCGGCGGCCTGGCTCCCGTGATCGAACGGCGAGCTCACCGAAGAACCACCAGCGGACTCGTCGATCGCGCGCTGGCGCCGACGATCGCGCACCGCGAGCACCGAGCCGAGCATCACGATCGGAATGCGCTGTCGGAGCATCAGGCCCACGTTGGCCATCGTTGTGGCGTACGCGACGGTGAGCGGGATCAGGACGACGAGGAACATCACCAGCGTGCCTCGGTCCTCGCGCCACATCACGCGCGCCGCACGGGCGCCGCGGTAGAAGAAGAAATACCAGATCAGCGCGTCGATTTTGCCGCCCTGGAATCCGAGGGATCCCGACTGCCAGGGGAACGGTGAGAACAGCGTGTAGAGCAATCGGAGTGGGAACGAGACCCACGGATTCGAGTCGTCGAAGCGAACTCCCGAGCCGCCCTGTGCGTTGTAGTCCCGCGCGTTCGCCGACGTCGCCGTCTCGAACGTGTCGAGCCCGACTTCGAGCGCTTCGTCCGCGGCGCTCGTCAGACCGATGATCGCCACCGCAGCGGCGAACGCGAAGGCGAGCGCGATGACGGCGCGCGCGGCTGAGCCCGAACGGATCCCGAGCAGGCTCAAGACGAGTGGCGCGCTGACCAAGAACACCAGATAGAACCGCACGTACCACGTGCCGAAGAGGCACACGACGCCGATGCAGAGGTCGGAGATCGTGAACCGCTCCGCGAGCCGGAAGGCCGACACGACGGCAGTGACTACCAGCAGCGCCGAGATACCGTCCTTGAAGAGGTCGGCCGTGTGGAAGACGAAGCCGGGACTGAAGAGCATCGCGGCCCCGACGAGACGCGAGTCCGCGCTGGATCCGCCGATGGTCACGCCGAGACGAACCAGCTGCAGGCACGTCATGCACGCGACGAGCGCGTTGATCGCGACGCAGCCCATTCGCGACATCTCACCACCATTCAGGTAATGAACGAGCGCGTAGACGTTGACCGCGAGCATCGCGTTGCGCGCTTGCGGGATGTTGATCTCGTCGGCGGTGATGAACGACGGATAGCCCTGACCGAACCAGATCTGCGTGACGATCCCCGAGGCCAACTCGTAGAAGCCCGCGTCTGCGGTGTTCGAAGCGCCGTGCGAGAACAGCGGTACTTCACGGAGGAACACAGCCGCGCCCATTCGGATGAGGAATCCGAGCAGCAGCAC includes:
- a CDS encoding glycosyltransferase family 4 protein; this encodes MRPKLLFVVNEDAFFVSHRLEIGTAARDVGLDVVVAAGPGGARATLESHGLRTVELPFDRGGRSPTRDARTLARLADLYARERPTLVHHVTIKPVLYGSIAAKLTGVRAVVNAISGLGFVFLSQHLSARALRVGVEVAYRVALSGPRVRVVFQNADDEALFVSRGLVDATRAIRIPGSGVDLERFAERPPHRAEVPLVVLPARLLWDKGVGEFVDAARSLRARGVRARFALVGGGSTNPASVPPARVREWVDEGLIEAWGHRTDMPDVLAEASLVVLPSYREGFPLALAEACAVGRACVTTNVPGCRDVVDDACGWRVPVRDAPALADAISDALSDRARLEAMGRRAAQRARDRFGRGAIVASHLALYEELLGDAWPRATTMSPQERRAVGRVGE